In Microcoleus sp. AS-A8, the following are encoded in one genomic region:
- a CDS encoding transposase, whose translation MLHKVVKVPLYPTSQQVVLLAKSFGCARWWWNFALNKSIETYKETGKGLSQSALNALLPQLKKEEETLWLGECYSQVLQAVTLNLTTAYRNFFEGRAMFPRFKSKHGKQSIQFPQGVKVKGDTIQLPKIGSLKAKIHRPVEGKIKTVTVSLAPSGKYFASILTEVEGELPKTSTDGRVVGIDLGLTHFAIVSDGSKVSKYDNPRHIAKHEKNLKRKQQKLSRKQKGSNSRNKYRKKVAKVHERVFYSRQDFLHKLSRKLVNENQVVVVENLHVKGMIRNPKLAKAISDAGWGRFTNFLAYKLEQKGGKLVGIDRWFPSSKLCSNCYYQIDELPLDVREWTCPHCYTHHDRDGNAATNIRTEGIRILKADGTAVSAVGGEVRPKLGRKSKLRHSLVSTETASALRLRQ comes from the coding sequence CATCGAAACCTACAAAGAAACAGGTAAGGGATTAAGCCAGTCAGCACTCAATGCACTTTTACCTCAGCTCAAGAAAGAGGAGGAAACCCTGTGGTTAGGTGAATGCTATAGCCAAGTTTTACAGGCGGTGACACTTAACCTAACAACGGCTTACAGAAACTTCTTTGAAGGTAGAGCCATGTTTCCCCGATTCAAGTCCAAGCACGGCAAGCAGTCAATTCAATTCCCTCAAGGGGTGAAGGTAAAAGGCGATACCATCCAATTGCCAAAGATTGGAAGCCTAAAAGCCAAAATCCATCGTCCAGTTGAAGGGAAAATTAAGACTGTGACCGTAAGCCTTGCTCCATCAGGAAAATACTTTGCCTCTATCCTCACAGAAGTTGAGGGGGAATTACCCAAGACTTCTACAGATGGCAGGGTCGTTGGCATAGATTTAGGATTAACACATTTTGCAATTGTCAGTGATGGCAGCAAGGTATCCAAATACGATAATCCCAGGCATATAGCTAAACACGAGAAAAACCTCAAGCGTAAGCAGCAGAAGTTATCTAGAAAGCAAAAAGGGAGTAATTCACGCAACAAGTACAGAAAGAAAGTAGCTAAGGTACACGAACGGGTCTTCTATTCAAGGCAGGATTTTCTACATAAGCTTTCACGAAAGCTCGTCAATGAAAACCAAGTTGTCGTAGTAGAGAATCTTCATGTTAAGGGCATGATTCGTAACCCTAAGTTAGCTAAAGCCATCTCTGATGCAGGATGGGGAAGGTTTACCAATTTTTTAGCCTATAAGCTAGAGCAAAAAGGCGGGAAGTTGGTAGGAATTGATAGATGGTTCCCTAGCTCTAAGCTCTGCTCTAATTGCTATTACCAGATTGATGAGTTGCCACTTGATGTTAGAGAGTGGACTTGTCCTCACTGTTACACCCATCATGACCGAGATGGTAATGCAGCAACGAATATTAGAACAGAAGGCATCAGAATTCTAAAGGCGGATGGAACAGCCGTCTCTGCTGTAGGAGGGGAAGTAAGACCAAAGCTTGGGCGTAAGTCCAAGTTGCGGCATTCCCTCGTGAGTACAGAAACTGCCAGTGCCTTACGGCTCAGGCAGTAG
- a CDS encoding mechanosensitive ion channel family protein yields the protein MNPQESVSTAWGKMQAMLDGLIIMLPNIVLAVIVFAIFYWAATGIKSLVRRVTRRHRQARNLGLVLGRLSQGIIVLLGLFVALSIIIPSFKAGDLIQLLGISGVAIGFAFRDILQNFLAGVLILLTEPFQINDQIVFKNFEGTVEEIQTRATTIRTYDGRRVVIPNSELFTNSLTVNTAFDNRRLEYDVGIGYGDNIDRAKELILEAIASVDKVLQEPPPEALVMELAESTVNIRARWWVSPPRRSDALDTRDKVLCAIKNKLTANGIDLPFPTQQILFHDQTEETDGDRSRQREGWPAGNKQVPKPRSIGGSLRKLAEIQGQRGGNGSNGSNGSNGSNGSNGSNGSNGSNGSNGSNGLTG from the coding sequence ATGAATCCCCAAGAATCGGTATCAACAGCATGGGGAAAAATGCAGGCTATGCTCGACGGCCTGATCATTATGCTGCCCAATATTGTCTTGGCTGTGATCGTCTTCGCCATCTTTTATTGGGCTGCCACAGGAATAAAGTCTCTAGTCAGACGTGTTACCCGAAGGCATCGGCAGGCCAGAAATTTAGGACTGGTACTCGGACGTTTGTCCCAAGGAATTATTGTTTTACTGGGTCTATTTGTAGCATTATCCATCATCATCCCCTCATTTAAAGCTGGGGATTTGATTCAACTGCTGGGTATCAGCGGTGTAGCTATTGGTTTTGCCTTCCGCGACATTCTCCAAAACTTCCTGGCAGGAGTCTTGATTCTGTTAACTGAACCGTTCCAAATCAATGACCAGATTGTGTTCAAAAATTTTGAGGGAACGGTAGAAGAAATTCAGACGCGGGCTACAACGATCAGGACATACGATGGGCGGCGCGTTGTCATCCCAAATTCTGAACTATTTACGAATTCACTAACTGTTAACACCGCTTTTGACAACCGCCGTCTAGAGTACGATGTGGGCATCGGCTATGGTGACAATATTGACCGCGCCAAGGAGTTGATTTTAGAAGCGATCGCCAGCGTGGATAAGGTTTTACAGGAGCCACCTCCTGAGGCGCTGGTGATGGAACTGGCTGAGAGTACTGTCAATATCCGTGCTCGCTGGTGGGTCTCACCGCCGCGACGATCAGATGCGCTCGACACACGGGATAAGGTGCTTTGTGCTATCAAGAACAAGCTGACTGCCAACGGCATTGACCTACCCTTCCCAACGCAACAAATCCTGTTCCACGACCAAACCGAGGAGACAGATGGCGATCGCTCTCGTCAGCGTGAAGGGTGGCCGGCAGGAAACAAACAAGTGCCAAAGCCTCGTAGCATCGGGGGTTCCCTCAGAAAGCTTGCCGAGATCCAGGGGCAAAGAGGCGGCAATGGAAGCAATGGAAGCAATGGAAGCAATGGAAGCAATGGAAGCAATGGAAGCAATGGAAGCAATGGAAGCAATGGAAGCAATGGAAGCAATGGCTTGACCGGGTGA
- a CDS encoding YIP1 family protein: MSGTHRQWNLWTTLRKALALDGDFYENARNTPKNQRIARTIVILAAVSHALGSGIILVINRATLPILALSLLIDGLSVVGGYYFWTLTIWKIGQWLKRDSLTYGDLLIPIGFAYAPQVLNFLTLIPWLGRPIELLLALWSLLAVIVAVRQGLDIKTRWAALICLVGWPLVQVAIGFVQVYKSS, translated from the coding sequence GTGAGTGGTACACATAGACAATGGAATTTATGGACGACCTTGCGGAAGGCACTCGCTTTAGATGGAGATTTTTATGAGAATGCGCGTAATACCCCTAAAAATCAGCGCATAGCCCGAACGATTGTCATCTTAGCGGCGGTATCCCATGCTTTGGGTAGTGGGATTATCTTAGTGATTAATCGAGCGACATTGCCCATTCTCGCCTTATCCCTGCTCATTGATGGACTGAGTGTTGTGGGAGGATACTATTTTTGGACGTTAACCATTTGGAAGATCGGACAGTGGCTTAAACGAGATTCTTTAACCTATGGTGATTTGCTGATTCCCATTGGTTTTGCCTACGCTCCCCAAGTCCTGAACTTTTTAACGTTAATTCCTTGGCTGGGACGACCCATTGAGCTGTTATTAGCCCTCTGGAGTTTGCTAGCTGTAATTGTGGCTGTCCGCCAAGGTTTAGATATCAAAACTCGCTGGGCAGCGCTGATCTGTTTAGTGGGTTGGCCTCTTGTTCAGGTGGCGATCGGATTTGTGCAAGTTTACAAAAGCTCTTAA
- a CDS encoding trypsin-like peptidase domain-containing protein produces MEKPSYNYSLNPKLNNSNPSNSTKLSSQSYKKVESERISTTGQYFRQTPAIYRLLPLVYTGVALLGGCAGVSNNLAPAQPTNPQPLENSRTENDNTSRSASNRPLTPTQEDSNFVVEVVKKVEPAVVRINTSQTVRRQVPEEFSDPFFRRFFGDSTPTQPSDRVQRGVGSGFVIDGKGLILTNAHVVNKADGVTVSFSDGRSFDGKVLGEDPITDIAVVQIPASNLPTVELASSTQVQAGQWAIAIGNPLGLQETVTVGVVSAIDRSSSDIGAKGKRVPFIQTDAAINPGNSGGPLLNARGQVIGVNTAIIQGAQGIGFAIPIDTAKRIADQLITKGRVDHPFLGVQMVPLTPEIKQRLNNSRNSNIQVEADQGVLIVQVVQGSPADQAGLRPGDVIQSINNQPVTKAEQVQQQVETSGVGGQLPLKIQRGGETLALTVQPAPLPARTQ; encoded by the coding sequence ATGGAAAAACCATCCTATAATTACTCCCTTAATCCAAAATTGAATAACTCAAATCCCTCTAATTCGACAAAATTGTCGAGCCAATCGTACAAAAAGGTTGAATCAGAACGCATCAGTACCACAGGTCAGTACTTTCGGCAGACACCAGCAATTTACCGATTGCTACCTCTGGTTTACACAGGAGTCGCCTTATTGGGTGGCTGTGCTGGGGTATCCAATAATCTAGCTCCTGCTCAACCGACGAATCCTCAACCCCTTGAGAATTCCAGAACGGAAAACGACAACACAAGCAGGAGTGCGTCGAATCGTCCACTCACACCCACTCAGGAAGATAGCAACTTTGTTGTGGAAGTGGTCAAGAAAGTCGAACCAGCCGTGGTACGAATTAATACCTCCCAAACCGTGAGACGCCAAGTCCCAGAAGAATTTAGCGATCCATTCTTTCGGCGGTTTTTTGGCGACTCGACTCCCACACAGCCTTCAGACCGAGTGCAGCGGGGGGTTGGTTCTGGCTTTGTGATTGACGGCAAGGGTCTGATTTTGACCAACGCTCATGTTGTTAATAAAGCAGATGGGGTGACCGTATCGTTCTCTGATGGTCGCAGTTTTGATGGAAAGGTGCTGGGGGAAGACCCTATAACGGATATCGCCGTCGTTCAGATTCCAGCAAGTAACTTACCCACCGTTGAACTCGCCAGTTCCACTCAAGTTCAGGCAGGACAATGGGCGATCGCCATTGGTAATCCTTTAGGTTTGCAAGAAACGGTAACAGTCGGCGTCGTCAGTGCCATAGACCGTTCGAGTAGTGACATCGGTGCTAAAGGTAAGCGGGTGCCTTTTATTCAGACGGATGCGGCAATTAATCCCGGTAACTCAGGTGGCCCCCTACTCAATGCTCGTGGTCAAGTGATTGGTGTTAACACCGCCATTATTCAAGGAGCACAAGGCATCGGCTTTGCCATTCCCATTGATACTGCTAAACGGATTGCTGACCAACTGATTACCAAGGGAAGAGTTGATCATCCCTTCCTCGGTGTTCAAATGGTGCCCCTGACCCCAGAAATTAAGCAACGCTTGAATAATAGTCGTAATAGTAACATTCAGGTTGAGGCCGATCAAGGAGTTCTAATTGTTCAGGTTGTTCAAGGTTCTCCAGCCGATCAAGCCGGACTCAGACCCGGAGATGTGATCCAATCGATTAACAATCAGCCTGTGACTAAAGCTGAACAAGTCCAGCAGCAAGTAGAAACGAGCGGCGTGGGTGGTCAGTTACCCCTAAAAATCCAACGGGGAGGAGAGACTCTTGCTTTAACCGTACAACCTGCTCCCTTACCCGCTCGCACGCAGTAG